The Flavobacterium jumunjinense genome includes a region encoding these proteins:
- the rimK gene encoding 30S ribosomal protein S6--L-glutamate ligase — translation MKIAILSRNGNLYSTKRLVEAGTKLGHEMHVIDHLKCDLVIEKKQPSIVYKNNRLEGFDAIIPRIGASVTFYGTAVVRQFEMMKLFTAVESQALVRSRDKLRSLQILSRAGLGLPKTVFTNDTKNVEAVISEVGGAPLIIKLLEGTQGLGVVLAENDKAAESVLEAFHGLQARVIVQEFIKEAKGADIRAFIVDGQVVGAMKRQAKEGEFRSNLHRGGTAELIELTDEEEIAALKAAKAMGLGVAGVDMLQSARGPLILEVNSSPGLEGIERATGRDIARDIIKYIARNV, via the coding sequence ATGAAGATAGCCATTTTATCGAGAAACGGTAACTTGTATTCAACAAAAAGATTGGTAGAAGCAGGAACAAAATTAGGGCATGAGATGCATGTAATTGATCACTTGAAATGTGATTTAGTTATTGAGAAAAAACAACCTTCAATTGTTTATAAAAATAATAGATTAGAAGGTTTTGATGCTATTATTCCTCGAATTGGTGCTTCAGTAACATTTTATGGAACGGCTGTTGTTCGTCAGTTTGAAATGATGAAATTATTTACCGCTGTAGAATCTCAGGCTTTAGTTCGCTCAAGAGATAAACTAAGAAGTTTACAAATTTTATCTCGTGCAGGCTTAGGTTTGCCTAAAACAGTTTTTACAAACGATACTAAGAATGTTGAAGCTGTTATTAGTGAAGTGGGTGGTGCTCCATTAATAATTAAATTATTAGAAGGCACTCAAGGTTTGGGTGTTGTTCTAGCAGAAAATGATAAAGCTGCAGAATCTGTATTAGAAGCTTTTCATGGTTTGCAAGCAAGAGTAATTGTTCAAGAATTTATTAAGGAAGCAAAAGGTGCAGATATTAGAGCATTTATTGTAGATGGTCAAGTTGTTGGAGCAATGAAACGCCAAGCAAAAGAAGGAGAATTTCGTTCCAATTTGCATAGAGGTGGAACTGCTGAACTAATTGAGTTAACAGATGAAGAAGAAATTGCTGCTTTAAAAGCGGCAAAAGCAATGGGGCTTGGTGTAGCTGGTGTAGATATGCTTCAGTCTGCAAGAGGACCTCTTATTCTTGAAGTGAATTCTTCTCCTGGTTTGGAAGGGATTGAAAGAGCAACGGGTAGAGATATTGCAAGAGACATCATAAAATATATTGCAAGAAATGTATAA
- a CDS encoding YdeI/OmpD-associated family protein produces the protein MEYIETAKQEKTKLSRLEKIKPMIMKNIGLNDKYK, from the coding sequence ATTGAGTATATTGAAACCGCGAAACAAGAAAAAACAAAACTTTCTCGGTTAGAAAAAATCAAACCCATGATTATGAAAAATATAGGATTAAATGATAAATATAAGTAA